The following are encoded together in the Flavobacterium sp. TR2 genome:
- the pelA gene encoding pectate lyase, translating into MMQLKKQIVLFVCFCSFAVKSQNTYKRWPEIIRKNDASWFASAEAKKIAENVLLYQRDIGGWPKNIQMQDELSDKQKKDLIALKKTAVETTTDNGATSQEMLFMSRMYAQVKDERYRESFLKGLNYLLEAQYANGGWPQFYPLKKGYYTHITYNDDSMVNIMNVIKAVADESDYYSIKPSKEVVEKCKKAFDKGIDCILKTQYKQNGVLTAWCAQHDEVTLAPANARAFELASLSGYESAKIVLLLMSIDKPSREIVTAVKSAVAWFEKTKITNLEEKRVLNDAGKIVDKKMIPTANAKPIWARFMDLETNEPFFCDRDGIKKKSLDQIGSERRNGYSWYSDAPQEVLKKFPDWAVKNGTKVGASEKKNVNYITVAQDGSGDYTKIQDAVYATPAFPYEKVTIYVKNGTYNEKVRIPEWNTNVVLQGESKENTIIAFDDNFSKIALGRNSTFYTYTLLVESDDFSASNLTIKNTSGDRGQAIALSVTGNRVKITNCNFLGNQDTLYLSGKEAKQYFKDCYIEGTTDFIFGGATALFENCTIHSIKSSYITAASTPEDTPFGFVFKNCKLTANPEAKEVYLGRPWRIFAKTVFMNCEMGAQIKPEGWENWSKPEAEKNAFYAEYNCSGEGFQPSKRVKWSHQLSKKDAAQYTIENILKDKAGAWYF; encoded by the coding sequence ATGATGCAGTTAAAGAAACAAATAGTGCTTTTTGTATGTTTTTGCAGTTTTGCTGTAAAATCTCAAAACACCTACAAAAGATGGCCCGAAATTATTCGAAAGAATGATGCTTCTTGGTTTGCTTCGGCGGAAGCCAAAAAAATAGCAGAAAATGTGCTTTTGTATCAAAGAGATATAGGGGGCTGGCCAAAGAATATTCAGATGCAGGATGAATTGAGCGATAAGCAGAAAAAAGATTTGATTGCGCTCAAAAAAACAGCTGTAGAAACTACTACAGACAACGGAGCAACTAGCCAAGAAATGCTTTTTATGTCTAGAATGTACGCGCAGGTAAAAGACGAACGCTATCGAGAATCTTTCTTAAAAGGATTGAATTATCTGCTTGAAGCGCAATATGCAAACGGAGGCTGGCCACAGTTTTATCCGTTAAAAAAAGGATATTATACGCACATTACCTATAATGACGATTCGATGGTGAATATTATGAATGTCATAAAAGCCGTTGCAGACGAATCGGATTATTACAGTATAAAACCATCAAAAGAAGTTGTAGAAAAATGCAAAAAAGCTTTTGACAAAGGAATTGACTGCATCTTAAAAACACAGTACAAACAAAACGGAGTTTTAACAGCATGGTGTGCTCAGCACGATGAAGTTACATTGGCTCCTGCAAATGCTAGAGCTTTTGAATTGGCTTCGCTAAGCGGTTACGAATCGGCAAAAATAGTGCTGCTTTTAATGTCCATTGACAAACCTTCAAGAGAAATTGTAACAGCCGTAAAAAGTGCTGTAGCGTGGTTCGAAAAAACTAAAATCACCAATTTAGAAGAAAAAAGAGTCTTAAATGACGCTGGAAAAATTGTAGACAAAAAAATGATTCCAACAGCAAATGCTAAACCCATTTGGGCAAGATTTATGGATTTGGAAACCAATGAACCTTTCTTTTGCGACCGTGACGGAATCAAGAAAAAATCGCTGGATCAGATAGGATCAGAGAGAAGAAATGGCTACTCTTGGTATTCAGACGCACCGCAAGAAGTTTTGAAAAAATTTCCGGACTGGGCAGTTAAAAATGGCACTAAAGTAGGCGCATCAGAAAAGAAAAACGTAAATTATATCACAGTAGCTCAAGACGGTTCTGGAGATTACACCAAAATTCAAGATGCCGTTTATGCGACTCCTGCTTTTCCTTATGAGAAAGTTACCATTTATGTGAAAAACGGAACGTATAACGAGAAAGTCAGAATTCCAGAATGGAATACCAATGTGGTTCTGCAAGGCGAAAGCAAAGAAAACACCATCATTGCCTTTGATGATAATTTTTCGAAAATTGCTTTGGGAAGAAACAGCACCTTTTATACCTACACGCTTTTGGTTGAAAGCGATGATTTTTCGGCATCAAACCTAACCATTAAAAATACTTCGGGAGATCGCGGGCAGGCTATTGCATTGTCGGTGACAGGAAATCGTGTTAAAATAACAAACTGCAATTTTTTAGGAAATCAGGATACTTTGTATTTATCAGGAAAAGAGGCCAAACAGTATTTTAAAGACTGTTATATCGAAGGAACAACCGATTTTATTTTTGGAGGCGCAACAGCTTTGTTTGAGAACTGTACCATTCACAGCATCAAAAGTTCGTATATCACAGCAGCTTCAACCCCAGAAGACACACCGTTTGGATTTGTTTTTAAAAATTGCAAGCTGACAGCAAATCCTGAAGCAAAAGAAGTTTACTTAGGAAGGCCGTGGCGCATTTTTGCCAAAACGGTTTTTATGAACTGCGAAATGGGGGCACAAATTAAGCCAGAGGGCTGGGAAAACTGGTCAAAACCAGAAGCAGAAAAAAATGCCTTTTACGCCGAATACAATTGCAGTGGCGAAGGTTTTCAGCCATCAAAAAGAGTAAAATGGTCGCATCAGCTTTCAAAAAAAGATGCTGCACAATATACTATTGAGAACATTCTTAAGGATAAGGCTGGAGCGTGGTATTTTTAG
- a CDS encoding glycoside hydrolase 43 family protein — protein MKNIKIIIFLFCIFSFQKNAAQVWVPDNGDGTYTNPVIHADYSDPDVVRVGDDYYMTASSFNCIPGLPILHSKDLVNWKIIGHALVKQPPFETYDSVQHGNGVWAPSITYHKNEFYIYYPDPDFGIYMIKAKNAEGPWSEPLLVKAGKGLIDPSPLWDTDGKAYLTHAFAGSRAQIKSLLVVCTMNPEGTVVNNDEVMLIDGHKGEETIEGPKFYKRNGYYYIFAPAGGVPTGWQTILRSKNVFGPYEKKKVLEQGSTAINGPHQGAWVTTQTGEDWFFHFQDKGAYGRIVHLQPMKWLNDWPVMGEDFDKNGIGEPVTTYRKPNVGKKYPIEVPATSDEFNEPKLGLQWQWQANKQINFGFPTSLGYLNLFCNTTTANIFNAPNLLLQKFPAEEFTATAKLTFNSRLKGESTGLIVMGLDYSLLCFQNIDGKLYLNQKTGTFDKSVSETGTKPIAIDSNTIYLRVQIKKDGMCSFFYSLDDKNYQTIGNDFKSREGKWIGAKVGLFALGKEIKNDSGNVEVDWFRITK, from the coding sequence ATGAAAAACATAAAAATCATCATATTCCTTTTCTGTATTTTTTCTTTTCAAAAGAATGCAGCACAAGTCTGGGTGCCCGATAACGGAGACGGAACATACACCAATCCTGTTATTCATGCCGATTACTCAGATCCAGATGTTGTTCGCGTGGGAGATGATTATTATATGACGGCTTCATCTTTTAACTGTATTCCGGGGTTGCCTATTTTACATTCGAAAGATTTGGTAAACTGGAAAATTATCGGTCATGCTTTGGTAAAACAGCCTCCGTTTGAAACATACGACAGTGTGCAGCACGGAAATGGAGTTTGGGCGCCAAGCATTACCTATCATAAAAATGAATTCTACATATACTATCCCGATCCCGATTTCGGAATTTATATGATAAAAGCCAAAAATGCTGAAGGCCCTTGGTCTGAACCGCTTTTGGTCAAAGCAGGAAAAGGATTGATTGATCCTAGTCCGCTTTGGGATACAGACGGCAAAGCTTATCTGACTCATGCCTTTGCAGGAAGTCGTGCACAGATTAAAAGTTTGTTAGTGGTTTGCACTATGAATCCAGAAGGAACCGTTGTAAATAATGACGAAGTAATGCTTATTGACGGACATAAAGGAGAAGAAACTATTGAAGGCCCTAAATTTTACAAACGAAACGGATATTACTACATTTTTGCTCCAGCAGGCGGCGTTCCAACGGGATGGCAGACTATTTTAAGATCGAAAAATGTTTTTGGACCTTACGAAAAAAAGAAGGTTCTGGAACAAGGTTCGACCGCTATAAATGGTCCGCATCAAGGTGCTTGGGTAACGACGCAGACAGGAGAAGACTGGTTTTTCCATTTTCAGGATAAAGGCGCCTACGGACGCATTGTGCATCTGCAACCTATGAAATGGCTAAACGACTGGCCAGTTATGGGAGAAGATTTTGATAAAAACGGAATTGGAGAACCTGTAACTACCTACAGAAAACCAAATGTTGGCAAAAAATACCCAATAGAAGTTCCAGCAACTTCAGATGAGTTTAACGAACCCAAATTAGGATTGCAATGGCAATGGCAGGCCAACAAACAAATCAATTTTGGATTTCCGACTAGTTTAGGATACCTGAATCTGTTTTGCAATACCACAACAGCCAATATTTTTAATGCTCCAAATTTATTACTGCAAAAATTCCCTGCTGAAGAATTTACAGCTACAGCAAAACTGACTTTCAATTCGAGATTAAAAGGCGAATCAACAGGTCTGATCGTAATGGGGTTAGATTATAGTTTGCTATGTTTTCAAAATATTGATGGGAAATTGTACCTAAATCAGAAAACAGGAACTTTTGATAAAAGTGTTTCAGAAACAGGGACAAAACCGATCGCAATTGATAGCAATACCATTTATCTGAGAGTTCAAATTAAGAAAGACGGAATGTGCAGTTTCTTTTACAGCTTAGACGATAAAAATTATCAGACGATTGGGAATGATTTCAAATCGAGAGAAGGCAAATGGATTGGAGCCAAAGTCGGACTTTTTGCGTTAGGCAAAGAAATAAAAAATGATTCTGGAAACGTTGAAGTGGATTGGTTTAGAATAACGAAATAA
- a CDS encoding glycoside hydrolase family 105 protein: MKNSRKHNYFMSVLMICVMTITSCKVTSQEPAKKDIVIGKNLKWSDKMALTLMKRHPEAYMIDDAKKPKWDYVHALVLHSIEELYKKNPDPRYKAYIRGYVDNLVQADGSINTYEFDKYNIDLVLPGRLLFDVYETSKEEKYLKALQLIRKQLAEQPRTQSGGFWHKQIYPNQMWLDGLYMGEPFYAEYTAKFENGKSFDDIAKQFEVIQLKATDPKTGLLYHGWDESKQMPWANKETGNSPNFWSRSLGWYVMALVDVLDYMPKDHPKRKELIKYLNNASEAILKFQDKSSGLWYQVTDRGGDKDNYLEASGSAMFAYAYAKGANKGYLPAKFKKAANKAFDGLTTILIKKVDEDGGITLTNCCQVAGLGGNPYRDGSYEYYVNERKKDNDPKATGPFILAAIELNR; this comes from the coding sequence ATGAAAAATAGTAGAAAGCACAATTACTTCATGTCGGTTCTGATGATCTGCGTTATGACTATTACAAGTTGTAAAGTAACCTCTCAAGAGCCTGCAAAAAAGGATATCGTAATTGGAAAGAATCTGAAATGGTCTGATAAAATGGCTTTAACATTGATGAAACGCCATCCGGAAGCCTACATGATCGACGATGCTAAAAAGCCAAAGTGGGATTATGTTCACGCCTTAGTATTGCATTCAATCGAAGAATTGTACAAAAAAAATCCAGATCCGAGATACAAAGCGTACATAAGAGGATATGTAGACAATTTGGTGCAAGCTGACGGAAGCATCAATACTTACGAATTTGATAAATACAATATTGATTTAGTATTGCCAGGACGTCTTCTTTTTGATGTTTATGAAACTTCAAAAGAAGAAAAGTATTTAAAAGCATTGCAGTTAATTCGCAAACAGCTAGCAGAACAGCCACGAACTCAAAGCGGCGGATTCTGGCACAAACAAATCTATCCAAACCAAATGTGGTTAGACGGTTTATACATGGGCGAACCATTCTATGCAGAATACACAGCTAAATTTGAAAACGGAAAAAGCTTTGACGATATCGCAAAACAATTTGAAGTGATTCAATTGAAAGCTACAGATCCAAAAACAGGACTGCTATATCACGGTTGGGACGAAAGCAAACAAATGCCTTGGGCCAATAAAGAAACAGGAAACTCGCCAAACTTCTGGTCTAGATCTTTGGGCTGGTATGTAATGGCTTTGGTTGATGTTTTAGATTATATGCCAAAAGACCATCCAAAAAGAAAAGAATTGATCAAATACTTAAACAACGCTTCTGAGGCGATACTTAAATTTCAAGATAAATCGTCTGGTTTGTGGTATCAGGTTACAGACAGAGGCGGTGATAAAGACAATTACTTAGAAGCTTCTGGATCGGCTATGTTTGCGTATGCTTATGCAAAAGGAGCAAACAAAGGTTATCTGCCAGCTAAATTTAAAAAAGCAGCCAACAAAGCTTTTGATGGATTAACTACAATTTTAATCAAAAAAGTTGATGAAGATGGCGGAATCACTTTAACAAACTGCTGTCAAGTGGCTGGTTTAGGTGGAAATCCGTACCGTGATGGTTCTTACGAGTATTATGTAAACGAAAGAAAAAAAGACAACGATCCTAAAGCAACAGGGCCTTTTATTTTGGCAGCTATTGAGTTAAATCGTTAA
- a CDS encoding glycoside hydrolase family 105 protein, whose product MKYKKTALLLFLLFNVFAIAQNQTDASENVIPYDLKWSERTALSILSKYPNAWQLDGNDKPKWDYKMGFVLSGFEKLYQKTNNKKYLNYIKEYVDGMIDSTGNIKKYDVKEYNIDCLNPGKLLFNLYDITKDSRYLQLIGKLRNQLESQPRTPSGGFWHKQIYPNQMWIDGLYMAEPFYAQFTVKYEKGKSLDDIAKQFELVQNHIVDPKTGLVYQAWDESKEIAWADKQTGTSPTIWGRGIGWYMVALVETLDYFPKSHPKYKVLVGYLNQISKNVNQFKSENGLWYQVADKPELYGNYVEPSASGMIIYAFAKGANKGYLASSYKTAAKKSFDGFVKEFVKVDKKGEVNILNVSSNVGLGGKPFRDGTNDYYMSSKTKENGAIGLGAFLLASIELEK is encoded by the coding sequence ATGAAGTATAAAAAAACTGCCCTATTATTATTTCTGCTTTTCAATGTTTTTGCAATAGCGCAAAATCAAACTGACGCATCAGAAAATGTAATTCCGTACGATTTAAAATGGTCAGAACGAACAGCACTTTCTATTTTAAGCAAGTATCCGAATGCATGGCAGCTGGATGGAAATGACAAACCAAAATGGGATTATAAAATGGGTTTTGTATTGTCTGGTTTTGAAAAATTATATCAGAAGACAAACAATAAAAAATACCTGAATTATATTAAAGAGTATGTTGATGGAATGATTGACAGCACAGGAAACATCAAAAAGTATGATGTAAAAGAATACAATATCGATTGTTTGAATCCGGGAAAACTGCTGTTTAATTTATATGATATTACCAAAGATTCACGCTATCTGCAGCTTATCGGAAAACTGAGAAATCAGCTTGAAAGTCAGCCGAGAACACCAAGCGGAGGATTTTGGCACAAACAGATTTACCCAAACCAAATGTGGATTGACGGTTTGTATATGGCAGAACCTTTTTATGCGCAGTTTACAGTGAAGTATGAAAAAGGAAAGAGCTTAGACGATATCGCCAAACAATTTGAACTCGTTCAAAATCATATAGTAGATCCCAAGACAGGGTTGGTTTACCAAGCTTGGGACGAAAGCAAAGAGATCGCGTGGGCAGATAAACAGACAGGAACCTCGCCAACGATCTGGGGCAGAGGAATTGGCTGGTACATGGTTGCATTGGTAGAAACGTTAGATTATTTTCCGAAATCACATCCAAAATATAAAGTTTTGGTAGGGTACTTAAATCAGATTTCAAAAAACGTGAATCAGTTCAAAAGCGAAAATGGGCTTTGGTATCAAGTTGCCGATAAACCAGAATTGTACGGAAACTATGTAGAACCATCAGCTTCTGGAATGATTATTTATGCGTTTGCAAAAGGAGCCAACAAAGGTTATTTAGCGTCAAGCTATAAAACAGCAGCGAAAAAATCATTTGACGGTTTTGTGAAAGAATTTGTGAAAGTGGATAAAAAAGGAGAAGTCAATATTCTAAATGTTTCGTCAAATGTAGGATTGGGCGGAAAACCATTCCGCGATGGAACAAATGATTATTATATGTCTTCCAAAACAAAAGAAAATGGTGCAATAGGCTTAGGAGCGTTTTTATTGGCATCGATCGAATTAGAAAAATAG
- a CDS encoding DUF4861 domain-containing protein has product MKAKITTAVLFFAGLTAINAQKYDIKTNKTYAEISAKTDGKWEGRKYKGGTVFKNVDRLKLAPEHTDHSFDIRYEGPGWENNRIGYRLYLDWRNAIDIFGKKTSENILPKVGQDGFDSYHEMSDWGADILKAGKGIGIGSIDRYLNSEKLHFREVDSTIATVANKANESVVKVNYYGWKTASDKIDFVSELTIKPDQLYTQHTIKASQAIKGICTGIVKQKTAELLKKESKNKKWAYLATYGEQSLVPDKLGMAIFYEISTVENIADTDLDYLLIFKPTTKAVTFYLLGAWEQEVNGIKTKEEFAQYLDKQLEVLNKKGKM; this is encoded by the coding sequence ATGAAAGCAAAAATCACCACAGCAGTTTTATTTTTCGCAGGTCTAACAGCCATAAACGCGCAGAAATATGATATCAAAACCAATAAAACGTATGCCGAAATATCTGCAAAAACAGACGGAAAATGGGAAGGAAGAAAGTATAAAGGCGGTACGGTGTTTAAAAATGTGGACCGATTAAAGCTGGCTCCTGAGCATACTGACCATTCTTTTGACATTCGTTATGAAGGGCCGGGATGGGAAAACAACAGAATTGGATACCGCTTGTATTTAGACTGGAGAAATGCTATTGACATCTTCGGAAAGAAAACATCAGAAAATATTCTGCCAAAAGTAGGACAGGACGGTTTTGATTCGTATCATGAAATGAGCGACTGGGGTGCAGATATCTTAAAAGCAGGAAAAGGAATTGGAATTGGTTCTATCGACCGTTATTTAAACAGCGAAAAATTACACTTTCGCGAAGTTGATTCAACCATTGCAACAGTAGCCAATAAAGCAAATGAATCTGTGGTAAAAGTAAATTATTATGGGTGGAAAACAGCTTCAGACAAAATCGACTTTGTTTCAGAGTTGACCATTAAACCAGACCAGTTGTATACGCAGCACACGATTAAAGCATCACAAGCAATCAAAGGAATTTGTACTGGAATTGTAAAACAAAAAACGGCTGAATTGCTTAAGAAAGAAAGCAAAAACAAAAAATGGGCATATCTGGCAACTTACGGAGAACAATCTTTGGTTCCAGATAAGTTAGGAATGGCAATTTTTTATGAAATTAGTACTGTCGAAAATATTGCTGATACAGACTTAGACTATCTTTTAATTTTTAAACCAACTACAAAAGCGGTGACTTTTTACCTTTTAGGAGCTTGGGAACAGGAAGTAAACGGTATCAAAACAAAAGAAGAATTTGCTCAATATTTAGACAAACAATTGGAAGTACTGAATAAAAAAGGCAAAATGTAA
- a CDS encoding alpha/beta hydrolase: protein MRKFKLILVLFFNAIVMQSQQYKVDTSYTIKSTYAKLIKKYPFITIPEVKTNLEVREAFDQIYNQEQDRVLHFDAFVNTKKKKNPAVIMIHGGGWRSGNKNQMQFLGAAIAAKGYSCFAIEYRLSLEAKYPTGVIDVKNAIKFIKDNAVKFNVDPNKIAVLGCSSGGQMAALIGTTHNNPLFEDKNFKSRSSSKVHAIIDVDGVLAFKHPESSEGDMAAFWLGGKSDEMPENWQNASALSHTGKDTQPILYICSSIPRFHAGRDDMIQILNKYKIYNEVQTIPDSPHSFWFYDPWFTQTISYSVRFLDKIFK from the coding sequence ATGCGAAAATTTAAATTAATCTTAGTGTTGTTTTTTAATGCAATTGTAATGCAAAGCCAGCAGTACAAGGTAGACACGTCGTATACCATTAAAAGCACTTACGCTAAATTAATTAAGAAATACCCGTTTATTACAATTCCAGAAGTAAAAACAAATTTAGAAGTTAGAGAGGCATTCGACCAAATTTACAATCAAGAACAAGATCGCGTTCTGCATTTTGATGCTTTTGTTAATACCAAAAAGAAAAAAAATCCTGCCGTAATTATGATTCATGGCGGAGGGTGGAGATCGGGGAATAAAAATCAGATGCAGTTTTTAGGTGCAGCAATTGCAGCAAAAGGCTATTCTTGTTTTGCGATCGAATACAGATTATCATTAGAAGCAAAATATCCGACAGGAGTTATCGATGTAAAGAATGCAATAAAATTTATCAAAGACAATGCAGTGAAATTTAATGTAGATCCAAACAAAATTGCGGTTTTAGGCTGTTCCTCGGGAGGGCAAATGGCAGCTTTGATTGGTACAACACATAATAATCCGCTTTTTGAAGATAAAAATTTTAAAAGCCGTTCTTCTTCAAAAGTTCATGCCATAATAGATGTAGATGGGGTTTTGGCATTCAAACATCCAGAATCGTCAGAAGGCGATATGGCAGCATTTTGGTTGGGAGGAAAATCAGATGAGATGCCTGAGAATTGGCAAAATGCTTCGGCACTGAGCCATACAGGCAAAGATACGCAGCCTATATTGTATATCTGCAGCAGCATTCCGCGATTTCATGCAGGAAGAGACGATATGATTCAGATTTTGAATAAATATAAAATCTATAATGAAGTGCAGACCATTCCAGATTCGCCTCATTCATTTTGGTTTTATGATCCTTGGTTTACACAGACAATTTCGTACAGCGTACGATTTTTAGATAAAATTTTTAAATAA
- a CDS encoding RagB/SusD family nutrient uptake outer membrane protein — translation MKKFIILLGIIVGTLSSCSNYIKEESLSNVPADGTYKTAAGFQLLVNTNYAWLKGIYGGNPWLFEAGTDMYAEGRTPEPAGLSQYALLIPSSDNVADLYNSCYQLIQSVNKTVYYSTVTEQTSNLNTLVGEARFLRANAYFLLVQTYGGVPIVSENITSPVLFFTRNTAEEVYTQIIADLDFALANVGTAAYGTSGKVNKRAVNDLLAKVYLTRGYETFGKADDFSKAATYADAAIAGQTLALAFDQLFKPGNDLNAETIFSVQYDKASTSTDPTKLGNNQFYYFSSYLGGAETGAPLRSYNLCPTDYALGLYEKGDARWNATFMTEIVEGPETTNGVTKTILYYPYYRSSNPSSLKVRHFYEPKWFTPADKTAWMTANASRLSATFVYHPWGEYSAAHTLIKNLDCYTIPVKKFDDPDPTTPSSTGPVSTRDIIVSRLGETYLIAAEAYLKAGNPGTGLDRLNAVRKRAGVANATLAQFNIDYILDERGRELLGEYKRWFDLKRTGTLVARASAYNYKIKEANFVGVDGKLKILRPIPQTALDLNQNKDFPQNPGY, via the coding sequence ATGAAAAAATTCATCATATTATTAGGAATCATTGTAGGAACATTAAGTTCTTGCAGTAATTATATAAAAGAGGAAAGTTTGTCAAATGTTCCAGCAGACGGGACTTATAAAACGGCGGCTGGTTTTCAATTGCTAGTGAATACCAATTATGCATGGTTAAAAGGAATTTATGGAGGAAATCCTTGGCTTTTTGAAGCAGGAACCGATATGTATGCAGAAGGAAGAACGCCAGAACCAGCAGGTTTAAGCCAATATGCGCTTTTAATTCCGTCTTCAGACAATGTTGCCGATTTGTATAATTCTTGCTATCAGCTGATTCAGTCTGTAAATAAAACGGTGTATTACTCTACTGTAACAGAGCAGACTTCAAATCTTAACACGTTAGTAGGCGAGGCTAGATTTCTTAGAGCAAATGCCTATTTTTTATTAGTTCAGACTTATGGAGGAGTGCCCATTGTAAGCGAGAATATTACAAGTCCAGTTTTGTTTTTTACAAGAAATACGGCAGAAGAAGTATACACGCAAATCATAGCCGATTTGGATTTTGCCTTAGCTAATGTTGGAACTGCAGCATACGGCACATCTGGAAAAGTAAACAAAAGAGCTGTAAACGATTTATTGGCAAAAGTGTATTTAACAAGAGGATACGAAACTTTTGGTAAAGCTGATGATTTTTCAAAAGCTGCAACTTACGCAGATGCTGCAATTGCAGGCCAGACTTTAGCACTTGCTTTCGATCAATTGTTTAAACCAGGAAACGATTTAAATGCAGAAACCATTTTTTCTGTACAATACGACAAAGCTTCGACAAGTACAGATCCGACAAAATTGGGTAACAATCAGTTTTACTATTTCAGTTCTTATTTAGGAGGAGCAGAAACAGGAGCGCCATTAAGAAGCTACAATTTATGCCCGACAGATTATGCTTTAGGTCTATACGAAAAAGGCGATGCAAGATGGAACGCGACTTTTATGACTGAAATTGTCGAAGGGCCAGAAACAACAAACGGAGTTACAAAAACTATTTTATACTATCCGTACTACAGAAGTTCAAACCCATCTTCTTTAAAAGTGAGACATTTTTACGAACCAAAATGGTTTACGCCTGCTGATAAAACCGCTTGGATGACCGCTAATGCTTCTAGATTATCAGCAACATTTGTGTATCATCCTTGGGGAGAATATTCTGCGGCGCATACGCTAATTAAAAACTTAGACTGTTATACTATTCCAGTTAAGAAATTTGACGATCCAGATCCAACAACTCCATCAAGTACAGGACCAGTAAGCACAAGAGACATTATTGTTTCAAGACTTGGAGAAACGTATTTAATTGCGGCAGAAGCTTATTTAAAAGCAGGAAACCCAGGAACAGGATTAGACCGTTTAAACGCAGTAAGAAAGAGAGCGGGAGTAGCCAATGCCACTTTAGCTCAGTTTAATATCGATTATATTTTGGACGAAAGAGGGAGAGAATTATTGGGCGAGTACAAACGCTGGTTTGACCTTAAACGTACAGGAACTTTGGTAGCGAGAGCTTCAGCTTATAATTATAAAATTAAAGAAGCAAATTTTGTGGGTGTTGACGGCAAGCTTAAAATTTTAAGACCAATACCGCAAACCGCTTTGGATTTAAACCAAAATAAAGATTTTCCTCAAAATCCTGGTTATTAG